A single window of Xiphophorus hellerii strain 12219 chromosome 12, Xiphophorus_hellerii-4.1, whole genome shotgun sequence DNA harbors:
- the aak1a gene encoding AP2-associated protein kinase 1 isoform X8: MKKFFDSRRDFAGSGPGSGAGGGGTGSGGGGSFIGRVFSIGRYQVTVEEIVAEGGFAIVFLVRTHQGQRCALKRMYVNNEHDLRICKLEIQIMRDLVGNKNIVGFLDSSIAAVGAGDVWEVLILMDFCRGGQVVNLMNQRLQTGFSEAEVLRIFCDTCEAVARLHQCKTPIIHRDLKVENILLHDQGHYVLCDFGSATNHFQNPQTEGVAVIEEEIKKYTTLSYRAPEMVNLYGGKVITTKADIWALGCLLYKLCFFTLPFGESQVAICDGTFTIPDNSRYSQEMHCLIRYMLEPDPDKRPDIYQVSYFAFKLARQECPVPNLHNSSIPSKLPEPIRASEAVAKKSQTKARLTDPVPTTETSIAPRQRPKAGQPQSQPLSGILPIQPALTPRKRPNVATGTPPAFAAGINAAAAVQPAQQASAVQAAHQLTQTSNKQPQPTAHQQVLMKTQQASPFLIPHNNQQNLQHQQQTPSHASALLQSKAKPVSPISALQLQQQHVVHEPATTHLAPIPESAVIAPTAAPETPGREMHKAGSLTPPSSPKMAPKSGHRRILSDVTHSAIFGVPVSKSTQLLQAAAAEASLNKSKSASTTPSGSPCSSQQNVYHPGGDAPSALAAPNAQPGWNPFGDDNFSKLTAEELLNKDFAKLSESAQPGEIDLTSSESLIPELGAFPAKAEVCVDSLIPGLEAPQPQRNSEVQLESNGYTMLEEGQEAEEVEENDPNNEGCEHSSDEDVEKAELKEEQEGTTVDSIVAVQDCSGSRPLLMDSEDEEEHGPLVAPHSSLPPNTAPAQPPAAFCQLRSSAFAQNNSWNVAETGVTPDVFSKAPFPTSQEDSADVFANAPFPRAPFVAQHQLDVFSQAPFGKRKEVLAALPKTSYPQAAGGQTLTSDQGVLGQVAQQPFRPQALAKYSRHFEGSAAEQPVAAPSLSRQAVGPLQSWTSEVNAVDPFVSAPFHLKAPQEKP; the protein is encoded by the exons GAGGTTTTGCGATTGTGTTTTTGGTGCGAACTCACCAAGGGCAACGTTGTGCTCTAAAAAGAATGTATGTCAACAATGAACATGATCTCAGGATCTGCAAACTTGAGATACAAATTATG AGAGACTTGGTAGGCAACAAAAACATAGTTGGTTTCCTGGACTCCAGTATAGCCGCTGTGGGAGCTGGAGATGTGTGGGAAGTCTTGATCTTAATGGACTTCTGCCGAG GTGGGCAGGTGGTTAACCTGATGAACCAGCGATTACAGACCGGCTTCAGTGAAGCTGAGGTGTTGAGGATCTTTTGTGACACATGTGAGGCCGTCGCTCGGCTTCATCAGTGCAAAACTCCCATCATCCATCGAGACCTCAAG GTGGAAAATATTCTCCTGCATGATCAGGGGCACTATGTGCTCTGTGATTTTGGAAGTGCCACAAATCATTTCCAAAACCCACAGACTGAAGGGGTTGCAGTCATAGAAGAGGAAATTAAAAA aTACACCACCCTGTCGTACCGTGCTCCAGAGATGGTCAACCTTTATGGTGgaaaagtcatcacaacaaaaGCAGATATTTGG GCTTTGGGTTGTCTGCTCTATAAGCTCTGCTTCTTTACGCTTCCTTTTGGTGAGAGCCAAGTGGCTATCTGTGATGGTACCTTCACTATCCCAGACAATTCTCGTTACTCCCAGGAAATGCATTGTCTTATCA GATACATGCTGGAACCTGATCCTGACAAGAGACCAGATATTTACCAAGTGTCCTACTTTGCCTTCAAACTGGCCCGGCAGGAGTGTCCTGTCCCAAATCTGCAC AATTCCTCAATTCCTTCAAAACTTCCTGAGCCTATCCGAGCCAGTGAAGCAGTGGCCAAAAAGAGTCAAACCAAAGCCAG GCTAACAGACCCAGTTCCAACTACAGAAACCTCTATTGCACCTCGACAGCGACCCAAAGCTGGCCAGCCACAGTCGCAGCCTTTATCAGGCATTCTTCCAATCCAACCAGCTCTCACCCCACGCAAGAGGCCTAATGTGGCGACAGGAACACCGCCTGCTTTTG CGGCAGGAATCAATGCCGCAGCTGCTGTTCAACCTGCACAGCAAGCTTCAGCTGTACAGGCTGCTCATCAACTAACGCAGACGAGCAACAAGCAGCCACAGCCTACGGCACATCAGCAGGTCCTCATGAAGACACAGCAGGCCTCACCCTTCCTAATCCCTCACAATAACCAGCAG AacctgcagcaccaacaacaaacACCCTCCCATGCATCTGCTCTGCTGCAGTCCAAAGCTAAACCTGTTTCCCCAATTTCCGCTCTGCAACTTCAGCAGCAGCATGTAGTCCACGAACCAGCCACAACTCATCTTGCTCCCATTCCTGAGTCTGCAGTCATTGCTCCTACAGCTGCCCCAGAG ACTCCAGGCAGAGAGATGCACAAAGCTGGCTCTTTGACACCTCCTTCATCACCAAAGATGGCCCCAAAAAGCGGCCACAGACGAATCCTGAGCGATGTCACCCACAGTGCCATCTTTGGAGTCCCAGTCAGCAAATCCACCCAGCTGCTCCAGGCAGCCGCAGCTGAGGCCAGCCTCAACAAGTCCAA ATCAGCCAGCACCACTCCTTCTGGCTCCCCCTGCTCGTCCCAGCAGAATGTGTATCATCCAGGTGGTGATGCTCCATCAGCGCTCGCTGCGCCAAATGCTCAGCCTGGCTGGAACCCCTTTGGAGATGATAACTTCTCCAAGCTAACTGCAGAGGAGCTACTCAACAAAGACTTTGCAAAGCTATCGGAGT CTGCTCAGCCTGGTGAAATAGACCTCACCTCCAGTGAAAGTCTCATTCCAGAGCTCGGGGCTTTTCCAG CAAAGGCTGAGGTGTGTGTGGATTCCTTGATTCCTGGTTTGGAAGCTCCTCAGCCTCAGCGAAATTCAG AAGTACAACTGGAGAGTAATGGCTACACTATGCTAGAAGAGGGACAGGAGGCTGAAGAGGTTGAAGAAAATGATCCAAATAATGAGGGCTGTGAGCACTCCAGCGATGAAGATGTGGAGAAGGCGGAActtaaagaggagcaggaggggACAACAGTCGACAGTATCGTTGCTGTTCAAGACTGCAGTGGCTCTAGACCTCTACTGATGGActctgaagatgaagaagagcaTGGACCACTGGTAGCTCCCCATTCATCCCTGCCCCCCAACACAGCACCAGCACAACCACCTGCCGCCTTCTGTCAATTGAGGTCAAGCGCCTTTGCTCAGAATAATTCCTGGAATGTAGCAGAGACAGGTGTCACTCCAGATGTCTTCTCCAAAGCCCCCTTCCCGACTTCGCAAGAGGACTCCGCTGATGTTTTTGCCAATGCTCCATTTCCACGTGCCCCTTTTGTAGCTCAGCATCAGCTCGATGTGTTCTCTCAGGCTCCctttggaaaaagaaaggagGTCTTGGCTGCGCTGCCTAAGACCTCGTACCCCCAAGCAGCTGGGGGTCAGACTTTAACCTCTGATCAAGGAGTGCTGGGACAGGTAGCTCAGCAACCGTTCCGCCCTCAAGCTCTGGCCAAATATTCCCGACACTTCGAAGGATCCGCAGCTGAGCAGCCGGTAGCAGCTCCCAGTTTGAGCAGGCAAGCTGTCGGACCGCTTCAATCATGGACGTCAGAAGTTAATGCTGTAGACCCGTTCGTATCTGCACCCTTTCACCTCAAAGCACCGCAGGAAAAGCCCTGA
- the aak1a gene encoding AP2-associated protein kinase 1 isoform X11 gives MKKFFDSRRDFAGSGPGSGAGGGGTGSGGGGSFIGRVFSIGRYQVTVEEIVAEGGFAIVFLVRTHQGQRCALKRMYVNNEHDLRICKLEIQIMRDLVGNKNIVGFLDSSIAAVGAGDVWEVLILMDFCRGGQVVNLMNQRLQTGFSEAEVLRIFCDTCEAVARLHQCKTPIIHRDLKVENILLHDQGHYVLCDFGSATNHFQNPQTEGVAVIEEEIKKYTTLSYRAPEMVNLYGGKVITTKADIWALGCLLYKLCFFTLPFGESQVAICDGTFTIPDNSRYSQEMHCLIRYMLEPDPDKRPDIYQVSYFAFKLARQECPVPNLHNSSIPSKLPEPIRASEAVAKKSQTKARLTDPVPTTETSIAPRQRPKAGQPQSQPLSGILPIQPALTPRKRPNVATGTPPAFAAGINAAAAVQPAQQASAVQAAHQLTQTSNKQPQPTAHQQVLMKTQQASPFLIPHNNQQNLQHQQQTPSHASALLQSKAKPVSPISALQLQQQHVVHEPATTHLAPIPESAVIAPTAAPETPGREMHKAGSLTPPSSPKMAPKSGHRRILSDVTHSAIFGVPVSKSTQLLQAAAAEASLNKSKSASTTPSGSPCSSQQNVYHPGGDAPSALAAPNAQPGWNPFGDDNFSKLTAEELLNKDFAKLSESAQPGEIDLTSSESLIPELGAFPAKAEVCVDSLIPGLEAPQPQRNSGQPERIAASMPDSFTGEASLLGCDLLTHTSAGSQPVSALPSSFSSGPPGCGSGSCLEDLQPSQAADSFLLSGGEKGNDEEFDPIPVLIPKNSNQGGHTHSNSGSSESSIPNLARSLLLVDQLIDL, from the exons GAGGTTTTGCGATTGTGTTTTTGGTGCGAACTCACCAAGGGCAACGTTGTGCTCTAAAAAGAATGTATGTCAACAATGAACATGATCTCAGGATCTGCAAACTTGAGATACAAATTATG AGAGACTTGGTAGGCAACAAAAACATAGTTGGTTTCCTGGACTCCAGTATAGCCGCTGTGGGAGCTGGAGATGTGTGGGAAGTCTTGATCTTAATGGACTTCTGCCGAG GTGGGCAGGTGGTTAACCTGATGAACCAGCGATTACAGACCGGCTTCAGTGAAGCTGAGGTGTTGAGGATCTTTTGTGACACATGTGAGGCCGTCGCTCGGCTTCATCAGTGCAAAACTCCCATCATCCATCGAGACCTCAAG GTGGAAAATATTCTCCTGCATGATCAGGGGCACTATGTGCTCTGTGATTTTGGAAGTGCCACAAATCATTTCCAAAACCCACAGACTGAAGGGGTTGCAGTCATAGAAGAGGAAATTAAAAA aTACACCACCCTGTCGTACCGTGCTCCAGAGATGGTCAACCTTTATGGTGgaaaagtcatcacaacaaaaGCAGATATTTGG GCTTTGGGTTGTCTGCTCTATAAGCTCTGCTTCTTTACGCTTCCTTTTGGTGAGAGCCAAGTGGCTATCTGTGATGGTACCTTCACTATCCCAGACAATTCTCGTTACTCCCAGGAAATGCATTGTCTTATCA GATACATGCTGGAACCTGATCCTGACAAGAGACCAGATATTTACCAAGTGTCCTACTTTGCCTTCAAACTGGCCCGGCAGGAGTGTCCTGTCCCAAATCTGCAC AATTCCTCAATTCCTTCAAAACTTCCTGAGCCTATCCGAGCCAGTGAAGCAGTGGCCAAAAAGAGTCAAACCAAAGCCAG GCTAACAGACCCAGTTCCAACTACAGAAACCTCTATTGCACCTCGACAGCGACCCAAAGCTGGCCAGCCACAGTCGCAGCCTTTATCAGGCATTCTTCCAATCCAACCAGCTCTCACCCCACGCAAGAGGCCTAATGTGGCGACAGGAACACCGCCTGCTTTTG CGGCAGGAATCAATGCCGCAGCTGCTGTTCAACCTGCACAGCAAGCTTCAGCTGTACAGGCTGCTCATCAACTAACGCAGACGAGCAACAAGCAGCCACAGCCTACGGCACATCAGCAGGTCCTCATGAAGACACAGCAGGCCTCACCCTTCCTAATCCCTCACAATAACCAGCAG AacctgcagcaccaacaacaaacACCCTCCCATGCATCTGCTCTGCTGCAGTCCAAAGCTAAACCTGTTTCCCCAATTTCCGCTCTGCAACTTCAGCAGCAGCATGTAGTCCACGAACCAGCCACAACTCATCTTGCTCCCATTCCTGAGTCTGCAGTCATTGCTCCTACAGCTGCCCCAGAG ACTCCAGGCAGAGAGATGCACAAAGCTGGCTCTTTGACACCTCCTTCATCACCAAAGATGGCCCCAAAAAGCGGCCACAGACGAATCCTGAGCGATGTCACCCACAGTGCCATCTTTGGAGTCCCAGTCAGCAAATCCACCCAGCTGCTCCAGGCAGCCGCAGCTGAGGCCAGCCTCAACAAGTCCAA ATCAGCCAGCACCACTCCTTCTGGCTCCCCCTGCTCGTCCCAGCAGAATGTGTATCATCCAGGTGGTGATGCTCCATCAGCGCTCGCTGCGCCAAATGCTCAGCCTGGCTGGAACCCCTTTGGAGATGATAACTTCTCCAAGCTAACTGCAGAGGAGCTACTCAACAAAGACTTTGCAAAGCTATCGGAGT CTGCTCAGCCTGGTGAAATAGACCTCACCTCCAGTGAAAGTCTCATTCCAGAGCTCGGGGCTTTTCCAG CAAAGGCTGAGGTGTGTGTGGATTCCTTGATTCCTGGTTTGGAAGCTCCTCAGCCTCAGCGAAATTCAGGTCAGCCAGAACGTATTGCTGCCAGCATGCCAG ATTCTTTCACTGGGGAGGCATCTCTGCTGGGCTGTGATTTGCTAACTCATACTTCTGCTGGAAGCCAGCCTGTTTCAGCactcccttcctccttctcctctggCCCTCCTGGCTGTGGCTCCGGATCCTGTCTGGAGGATCTGCAACCCAGTCAGGCTGCAG ACTCTTTCCTCTTGTCTGGTGGGGAAAAGGGCAATGATGAAGAGTTTGACCCCATTCCTGTGCTCATTCCCAAAAACTCAAATCAAG GTGGTCACACTCACAGCAACAGTGGCAGTTCAGAGTCCAGCATCCCCAACTTGGCGCGCTCCCTTCTGCTGGTGGATCAGCTCATCGACCTCTAG